One Nematostella vectensis chromosome 10, jaNemVect1.1, whole genome shotgun sequence genomic window carries:
- the LOC5512510 gene encoding myosin-2 essential light chain: protein MATKNMIERDEQLLKDIFDLYDTTGSEKIDVGYLGQVLRAAGLNPTQSEVRKVERDFGKSAMAFDEFLPIYHSVTQHCLTTEKKVSSESVIDCFKHFDRSDSGYISSSMLRHVLTSLGERLSDEEFDALSSGYVNARGEIDYENMVKEVLTPES from the coding sequence ATGGCCACGAAAAACATGATCGAGCGCGATGAGCAGTTACTGAAGGACATCTTCGATCTTTACGACACAACAGGGTCCGAGAAAATTGATGTGGGCTACCTAGGACAAGTTTTGAGGGCCGCTGGGCTGAACCCGACGCAGTCAGAAGTGCGCAAAGTCGAGAGAGACTTTGGTAAATCCGCTATGGCTTTCGATGAGTTTCTACCCATCTACCACTCTGTGACCCAGCACTGCCTCACTACTGAGAAAAAAGTGAGTTCCGAAAGTGTGATCGACTGCTTCAAGCACTTTGACCGAAGTGATAGTGGCTATATATCCTCCAGTATGCTCCGACACGTTCTTACTTCACTCGGAGAGAGGCTTTCCGACGAGGAATTCGACGCTTTGTCAAGTGGCTATGTTAACGCTCGGGGCGAGATAGACTACGAGAACATGGTCAAGGAAGTATTAACACCAGAGTCCTAG
- the LOC5512555 gene encoding uncharacterized protein LOC5512555, with the protein MIKQVIPLVSSDMKTKHRIIILVLVGISFIFSLLHITRPRKKNSIDRTYVYGRYSNPWNNTIKGIEFLFDQRTLDLLRQLVIEMENGVKVRAVTPDVFNRHIKPVTAISSNHFEECMAHLHRVSLFFPNVDIIVYDLGMKPAEVRRMQYLPFVEYRRLNFSRYPSFVADLHLYAWKALVIQGVLAEFGSALWFDASIVFNHDYGKILDHVVAKNSSFLFYIRKANHNILSATQPQTFKYLPMKTINHLTNSMPQSGGMLIFNTEIVRRDIMQWALACSLLQDCIAPIGSTINGCGDKYPVLAFSGCHRFDQSVFAITVANAYDSEVERYSLPDSLLSFAHPWRVRHDWNWTGKTFIVIFIISGIVVIVFVAFFICCHSKFYNRSYHTAIS; encoded by the coding sequence ATGATAAAGCAGGTCATTCCTCTCGTGTCCAGCgatatgaaaacaaaacaccGTATTATTATCTTGGTTCTCGTCGGAATTtcgtttattttttcattgctACATATTACAAGACCACGCAAGAAGAATAGTATTGATAGGACATATGTATATGGAAGATATAGCAACCCATGGAATAACACCAtcaagggaattgaatttctGTTTGATCAAAGAACGTTGGATCTTCTCAGGCAACTCGTTATTGAGATGGAAAATGGAGTTAAGGTGAGAGCGGTTACACCGGATGTATTCAATAGACACATCAAGCCTGTAACAGCGATTTCTAGCAATCATTTTGAAGAGTGTATGGCACATCTGCATCGAGTGTCGCTGTTCTTTCCAAATGTCGACATAATAGTCTATGACTTGGGTATGAAGCCGGCAGAAGTGCGTAGAATGCAGTATTTGCCTTTTGTCGAGTACAGAAGATTAAATTTCTCCCGTTATCCGTCCTTTGTCGCAGACTTGCATCTTTACGCTTGGAAAGCTCTAGTCATCCAGGGTGTTTTGGCAGAATTTGGTTCTGCTCTATGGTTTGACGCGAGTATCGTATTTAATCATGATTACGGCAAAATTTTAGACCACGTGGTAGCCAAGAATTCATCATTTCTGTTCTACATACGGAAAGCAAATCATAATATACTCTCTGCGACACAACCACAGACCTTCAAATATCTACCAATGAAAACTATCAATCACTTAACGAACAGTATGCCGCAGTCTGGAGGAATGCTTATTTTTAACACAGAAATTGTAAGAAGAGATATTATGCAGTGGGCTTTAGCATGTTCCTTGTTACAAGACTGCATCGCTCCTATTGGTTCTACCATCAATGGATGTGGGGACAAGTACCCAGTTTTAGCCTTCAGTGGATGTCACCGATTTGACCAATCGGTCTTTGCGATAACCGTTGCAAACGCTTACGACTCCGAAGTAGAAAGATACTCGTTACCAGACTCTCTGCTATCCTTTGCGCACCCCTGGAGGGTACGGCATGACTGGAATTGGACAGGAAAGACTTTTATagttatctttattatttctGGAATTGttgtaattgtttttgttgccttttttatttgttgccATTCAAAGTTTTACAATAGATCTTACCATACGGCTATATCGTAA
- the LOC5512554 gene encoding uncharacterized protein LOC5512554, whose translation MDHFRFFACLLCVFGFISAMPPRELNHQGYASLFKHEPPCVDRYVIPVAWHVIEVLSNVNRTLRQRQVEEVIDVMNEAFKHTSFRFKSVSLDFTQDGGKEGLIATRCQENMEPYMTHLAHSPSTTLNIYTCRSNNFGSSSLPWDYPEDCPYHGVEVHPDTLPGGPFSSYYGKLTVQQVGRYFGLHYVYEGGCYGEDDDEVEDTPRCKKAESLDCEKSPKDSCPNKPGLDPLDNFMNAVNETCMKRFTPGQIRRMMDKTDTYRNKLMLNSRQCQIDAIFRWIDGFVYMFAGSNFYHYNESRHGLDPGYPRPIADHWHGVPSSIDGAFRYGDDGNTYFFKGDKYYRYNEQTGQVDPGFPRSIDDFWTGVPRDIDDVISYANGFTYFFKDDKYYRYNPKTNSVDPGYPKAISAYWRGVPSGVEAAFNWYNGGVYFFKDGQFWFFIQDGTDAGVVSGYPKSVMRWWSDDVMIRGYTALRGCGVYSYFFLGSEYWRYNTLLHHVDIGFPKPRSEGWPGLPDQIQAAFVWRNCHRYFFHGSSYFLFNATAGHVEPGYPRSIASFWKGVPNNVDAVFRYVDGVTYFFKGSQYYRFNDDKVRVDPGYPRNISSFWKGIPNDIDTVFVWSDGHTYFFKANLFYRFNRESKQVDPGYPQSVSLWRGILYQP comes from the exons ATGGACCACTTTAG ATTCTTTGCGTGCTTATTGTGTGTCTTTGGGTTCATCAGTGCCATGCCGCCCAGAGAGCTCAACCATCAAGGTTATGCCTCTCTTTTTAAACACGAGCCTCCCTGTGTAGATCGTTACGTTATTCCCGTCGCGTGGCACGTGATCGAAGTCTTGAGTAATGTCAATCGTACGTTGAGGCAGCGGCAGGTCGAGGAGGTGATCGATGTGATGAATG AAGCATTCAAGCACACGTCGTTCAGGTTTAAGAGT GTATCTTTGGATTTTACGCAAGATGGCGGTAAAGAAGGGCTAATTGCAACCCGTTGCCAAGAGAACATGGAACCATATATGACACATCTGGCACATTCACCCAGCACGACCCTGAACATATACACATGCCGGAGTAATAATTTTGGTAGCTCCTCTTTACCATGGGATTACCCCGAAGATTGCCCCTACCACGGGGTTGAGGTGCACCCAGACACACTCCCTGGTGGCCCCTTTAGTAGTTACTATGGAAAGTTAACTGTACAGCAG GTTGGTCGCTACTTCGGGTTACATTATGTCTATGAG GGCGGCTGTTATGGCGAAGATGACGACGAAGTCGAAGACACTCCACGCTGCAAAAAAGCTGAATCGCTGGATTGTGAGAAATCCCCCAAGGACTCCTGCCCGAATAAGCCTGGATTAGACCCTCTGGATAATTTTATGAACG CTGTGAATGAGACTTGCATGAAAAGGTTTACTCCCGGTCAAATTCGCCGCATGATGGACAAAACGGACACGTATCGCAACAAGCTGATGTTAAATAGTA GACAGTGCCAAATAGATGCTATATTCCGCTGGATCGACGGCTTCGTCTACATGTTCGCTGGCTCAAACTTCTACCACTACAACGAGTCACGCCACGGACTCGATCCAGGCTACCCGCGTCCTATAGCTGACCACTGGCACGGGGTCCCCTCGAGTATCGATGGGGCATTCCGGTATGGGGATGATGGGAACACGTATTTTTTCAAAGGCGACAAGTATTACCGCTACAACGAGCAAACAGGTCAAGTAGATCCAGGCTTCCCTCGGTCAATTGACGACTTCTGGACAGGCGTACCGCGTGatatcgatgacgtcatcag TTATGCAAACGGCTTTACGTATTTCTTCAAAGACGACAAGTACTATCGCTACAACCCAAAGACAAATTCTGTCGATCCGGGATACCCTAAGGCTATATCCGCCTACTGGCGAGGGGTCCCCTCGGGGGTAGAGGCGGCGTTCAACTGGTATAACGGAGGAGTGTACTTTTTTAAGGATGGACAATTCTGGTTCTTCATACAAGATGGTACTGATGCTGGTGTGGTCAGCGGTTACCCCAAGTCTGTCATGCGCTGGTGGTCAGATGACGTGATGATCAGGGGCTACACCGCGCTGAG AGGCTGTGGTGTTTACAGCTATTTCTTCTTGGGTAGTGAATACTGGCGCTACAACACACTCCTCCACCACGTCGACATCGGCTTCCCCAAGCCACGATCAGAAGGATGGCCAGGACTTCCAGACCAGATCCAGGCGGCATTCGTGTGGCGCAACTGCCATCGCTATTTCTTCCATGGAAGCTCCTACTTTTTGTTCAACGCAACCGCTGGACATGTTGAGCCGGGCTACCCAAGAAGCATTGCGAGCTTCTGGAAGGGTGTCCCTAACAATGTAGATGCTGTGTTTAG GTATGTTGATGGAGTGACGTATTTTTTCAAGGGTTCTCAATATTACCGCTTCAACGACGACAAGGTTAGAGTCGACCCAGGCTACCCGCGAAACATATCATCCTTCTGGAAAGGTATCCCAAATGATATAGACACCGTGTTTGTCTGGAGCGACGGCCACACTTACTTTTTCAAGGCTAACCTGTTTTACCGGTTTAACCGCGAATCTAAACAGGTTGATCCGGGCTATCCCCAGTCTGTTTCTCTCTGGAGAGGTATTCTGTATCAACCCTAA
- the LOC5512551 gene encoding uncharacterized protein LOC5512551 isoform X1 yields MNSFEMLKIITHSILVLLSAAACAANGTCEEPRRRNTFFKLKHKDRMLIDHVISSHDVTNPIHCSMECLSNQRCVSFNLKKQITPPHVCELNNQSAVAVPMALVNKTDSDYFDNRDDLACASFPCANGGTCSDSCDLGSFHCTCAPGFAGGMCRIWEGWNGSSAQTPGRSCLQLKEMGFARGDGKYWIRPKLEIQPFTVVCEMTTDGGGWTQLKEFVYGLTTLFTTMERTPNYTRITENIAHEDLLVTTSGLANLQKDIGFDQLRFYCRKQAVNRTVHITTNKDEKGRQAIRCLLETPDPRTVACRSFTRLPDDDSILTQNCDKWGNNCPNTPCNHWGHTGFNGNLRVYCRLAFYKDSDGIVRTFGVLPARNELWCDDHRHDNLRHGDKFSIYAR; encoded by the exons ATGAACTC GTTTGAAATGCTAAAGATAATTACACACTCTATACTGGTGCTTCTATCAGCTGCCGCCTGTGCCGCAAACGGGACATGCGAAGAGCCACGACGCAGAAATACTTTCTTCAAGCTGAAGCATAAAG ACCGCATGTTGATCGATCACGTGATATCCTcccatgacgtcacaaatccaATCCATTGTTCGATGGAGTGCTTGTCCAATCAGCGCTGCGTCTCCTTCAACTTGAAAAAGCAGATCACGCCACCACACGTGTGCGAACTGAACAACCAATCAGCAGTTGCGGTGCCAATGGCTCTGGTCAACAAGACTGACAGTGATTACTTTGATAATAGAGAT GATTTAGCGTGTGCTTCATTCCCCTGTGCCAACGGTGGAACGTGCTCCGACTCATGTGATCTTGGTAGTTTTCACTGCACATGCGCACCAGGGTTTGCGGGAGGAATGTGCCGTATATGGGAag GGTGGAATGGCTCTAGTGCCCAGACCCCGGGACGCTCATGCCTACAGTTGAAAGAAATGGGTTTCGCTAGGGGCGACGGAAAGTACTGGATCCGACCAAAACTTGAAATTCAACCTTTCACTGTGGTCTGTGAAATGACGACCGATGGAG GTGGATGGACCCAGTTGAAGGAGTTTGTTTATGGTTTAACAACATTGTTCACAACTATGGAAAGGACGCCCAATTACACTAGAATCACAGAAAACATTGCTCATGAAGATCTGCTCGTCACAACTAGTGGGCTTGCAAATCTTCAGAAAGACATTGGCTTCGATCAATTGCGCTTCTATTGCCGCAAGCAGGCTGTCAACAGGACAGTCCATATAACGACAAACAAAGACGAGAAAGGACGACAGGCTATAAG GTGTCTTCTGGAGACGCCAGATCCCCGGACAGTTGCCTGTCGCTCGTTTACTCGTCTCCCTGACGACGACTCCATCTTGACCCAAAACTGTGACAAGTGGGGCAACAACTGCCCTAACACCCCCTGCAACCACTGGGGACACACAGGTTTCAACGGAAACTTAAGAGTCTATTGTCGACTAGCCTTTTATAAAGACAGTGACGGTATAGTCCGAACGTTTGGTGTCCTTCCCGCGAGAAATGAACTGTGGTGTGATGACCATAGACACGATAATCTTAGACATGGCGATAAGTTCTCGATCTACGCAAGATAA
- the LOC5512551 gene encoding uncharacterized protein LOC5512551 isoform X3, with product MLKIITHSILVLLSAAACAANGTCEEPRRRNTFFKLKHKDRMLIDHVISSHDVTNPIHCSMECLSNQRCVSFNLKKQITPPHVCELNNQSAVAVPMALVNKTDSDYFDNRDDLACASFPCANGGTCSDSCDLGSFHCTCAPGFAGGMCRIWEGWNGSSAQTPGRSCLQLKEMGFARGDGKYWIRPKLEIQPFTVVCEMTTDGGGWTQLKEFVYGLTTLFTTMERTPNYTRITENIAHEDLLVTTSGLANLQKDIGFDQLRFYCRKQAVNRTVHITTNKDEKGRQAIRCLLETPDPRTVACRSFTRLPDDDSILTQNCDKWGNNCPNTPCNHWGHTGFNGNLRVYCRLAFYKDSDGIVRTFGVLPARNELWCDDHRHDNLRHGDKFSIYAR from the exons ATGCTAAAGATAATTACACACTCTATACTGGTGCTTCTATCAGCTGCCGCCTGTGCCGCAAACGGGACATGCGAAGAGCCACGACGCAGAAATACTTTCTTCAAGCTGAAGCATAAAG ACCGCATGTTGATCGATCACGTGATATCCTcccatgacgtcacaaatccaATCCATTGTTCGATGGAGTGCTTGTCCAATCAGCGCTGCGTCTCCTTCAACTTGAAAAAGCAGATCACGCCACCACACGTGTGCGAACTGAACAACCAATCAGCAGTTGCGGTGCCAATGGCTCTGGTCAACAAGACTGACAGTGATTACTTTGATAATAGAGAT GATTTAGCGTGTGCTTCATTCCCCTGTGCCAACGGTGGAACGTGCTCCGACTCATGTGATCTTGGTAGTTTTCACTGCACATGCGCACCAGGGTTTGCGGGAGGAATGTGCCGTATATGGGAag GGTGGAATGGCTCTAGTGCCCAGACCCCGGGACGCTCATGCCTACAGTTGAAAGAAATGGGTTTCGCTAGGGGCGACGGAAAGTACTGGATCCGACCAAAACTTGAAATTCAACCTTTCACTGTGGTCTGTGAAATGACGACCGATGGAG GTGGATGGACCCAGTTGAAGGAGTTTGTTTATGGTTTAACAACATTGTTCACAACTATGGAAAGGACGCCCAATTACACTAGAATCACAGAAAACATTGCTCATGAAGATCTGCTCGTCACAACTAGTGGGCTTGCAAATCTTCAGAAAGACATTGGCTTCGATCAATTGCGCTTCTATTGCCGCAAGCAGGCTGTCAACAGGACAGTCCATATAACGACAAACAAAGACGAGAAAGGACGACAGGCTATAAG GTGTCTTCTGGAGACGCCAGATCCCCGGACAGTTGCCTGTCGCTCGTTTACTCGTCTCCCTGACGACGACTCCATCTTGACCCAAAACTGTGACAAGTGGGGCAACAACTGCCCTAACACCCCCTGCAACCACTGGGGACACACAGGTTTCAACGGAAACTTAAGAGTCTATTGTCGACTAGCCTTTTATAAAGACAGTGACGGTATAGTCCGAACGTTTGGTGTCCTTCCCGCGAGAAATGAACTGTGGTGTGATGACCATAGACACGATAATCTTAGACATGGCGATAAGTTCTCGATCTACGCAAGATAA